In a genomic window of Brucella anthropi ATCC 49188:
- a CDS encoding dihydrolipoamide acetyltransferase family protein — MAHFTIKLPDVGEGVAEAELVEWHVKVGDVVREDDLLAAVMTDKATVEIPSSRGGKVIAVNGEVGEKIAVGSELVRLEIEGDATEEKSEGNAEEPALTAVETAKPQPAPTPETPVLLQTPVPPKPAAPKRESAGRAFSGAGPIRSEGERPLATPSVRLRARDAGVDLRRVRGTGPAGRITHEDLDVFFQQETGASPALSGYATDTSVNEIKVIGLRRKIAERMAEAKRHIPHITIVEEVDVTQLEELRSGLNNEKKEDRPRLTLLPFIIRTIVKAVKEQPGLNAHFDDEADIIRQFGGVHIGIATQTPNGLIVPVVRHAESMSVFAAASELSRVTDAARNGTAKREELTGSTITITSLGPLGAIATTPIINRPEVAIVGINKMAVRPMWDGVQFVPRKMMNLSCSFDHRVIDGWDAAVFVQKLKSLLETPAMIFIEG; from the coding sequence ATGGCACATTTTACAATTAAACTCCCCGATGTTGGTGAAGGCGTTGCCGAGGCCGAATTGGTCGAATGGCATGTGAAGGTTGGCGATGTCGTGCGCGAGGACGATCTTCTCGCTGCCGTCATGACCGACAAGGCAACGGTCGAAATTCCATCGTCACGCGGCGGCAAGGTCATCGCCGTCAATGGTGAAGTCGGCGAGAAGATCGCTGTCGGGTCTGAACTCGTCCGTCTGGAGATCGAGGGCGATGCGACAGAAGAGAAATCCGAAGGGAACGCAGAAGAACCGGCTCTGACTGCTGTTGAAACGGCCAAGCCGCAACCAGCACCAACTCCCGAAACACCGGTTCTGTTGCAGACGCCGGTTCCTCCAAAGCCCGCTGCGCCGAAACGTGAGAGCGCAGGCCGCGCATTCTCTGGTGCGGGTCCAATACGCAGCGAGGGCGAAAGGCCGTTGGCAACACCGTCCGTCAGACTCCGCGCTCGCGATGCCGGCGTCGATCTGCGTCGTGTTCGCGGTACGGGTCCGGCGGGGCGCATCACGCACGAAGATCTGGACGTCTTTTTCCAGCAGGAAACAGGCGCGTCACCGGCTCTGTCCGGTTATGCAACCGACACCTCGGTCAACGAGATCAAGGTCATCGGCCTTCGCCGCAAGATTGCCGAACGCATGGCCGAGGCGAAGCGCCATATTCCGCATATTACCATCGTCGAAGAGGTCGATGTTACACAGTTGGAAGAGCTGCGTAGCGGCCTCAACAATGAAAAGAAAGAAGATCGCCCGCGTCTGACGCTTCTGCCTTTCATTATTCGCACTATCGTCAAGGCAGTGAAAGAACAGCCCGGTCTCAATGCGCATTTCGATGACGAGGCCGACATCATCCGCCAGTTTGGTGGTGTGCATATCGGCATCGCCACGCAGACGCCCAACGGTCTGATTGTGCCGGTGGTACGCCATGCGGAAAGCATGAGCGTGTTCGCTGCAGCTTCTGAGTTGTCGCGCGTTACCGACGCGGCGCGCAACGGTACGGCGAAGCGGGAAGAACTGACAGGTTCCACCATCACCATCACATCGCTTGGACCACTCGGTGCAATCGCCACGACACCGATCATCAACCGCCCGGAAGTCGCAATCGTCGGCATCAACAAGATGGCCGTGCGTCCTATGTGGGACGGCGTGCAGTTCGTGCCGCGCAAGATGATGAACCTGTCGTGCAGTTTCGACCATCGCGTGATCGACGGCTGGGATGCAGCGGTCTTCGTGCAGAAGCTGAAAAGCCTTCTGGAGACGCCCGCGATGATTTTTATAGAAGGCTGA
- the lpdA gene encoding dihydrolipoyl dehydrogenase, with the protein MSEISCKLLIIGGGPGGYVCGIRAGQLGIDTVLVEKTRLGGTCLNVGCIPSKALIHAADEFHHLSVFASKGALGITAQNPAIDFARTLEWKDGIVSRLNGGVAGLLKRSRVRMFHGQARFLDGKTVLVETDTGRQTIHAENIVIATGSVPVEIQALPFGGKVISSTEALSLEKVPEKLAIVGGGYIGLEIGTAFAKLGAKVTVVEATDRILPQYDAELTRPVMARLKALGVEVLTSTSAKGLSKDEAGLEVLTADGATKTIEADKILVTVGRKPQTDGWGLSEIRLDMDGRFIRIDERCRTSMRGVYAIGDVTGEPMLAHRAMAQGEMVAEIIVGGNQLWDKRCIPAVCFTDPEIVTVGLSPDEARKAGHEIQVGIFPFQANGRAMTIEREDGMIRVVARADNHLILGIQAVGVGISELSSSFAQAVEMGARLEDIAGTIHAHPTLSEGFAEASMKALGHALHI; encoded by the coding sequence ATGAGCGAGATTTCCTGCAAACTCCTGATCATCGGCGGCGGTCCCGGCGGCTATGTATGCGGCATCCGGGCAGGCCAGCTTGGCATTGATACGGTGCTGGTGGAAAAGACACGACTGGGCGGCACGTGCCTCAATGTGGGCTGCATTCCATCCAAGGCACTGATCCACGCAGCTGATGAATTCCACCACCTTTCCGTCTTTGCATCGAAGGGCGCGCTCGGCATTACGGCGCAGAATCCGGCCATTGATTTTGCCAGAACGCTTGAATGGAAAGACGGCATTGTGAGCCGTCTGAATGGCGGTGTGGCTGGTCTCCTGAAACGGTCGCGCGTGCGCATGTTCCATGGACAGGCACGCTTTCTCGACGGGAAAACCGTTCTTGTCGAAACCGATACCGGCCGCCAGACGATCCATGCCGAAAACATCGTTATCGCAACCGGCTCGGTTCCGGTTGAAATTCAGGCGCTGCCATTTGGCGGAAAAGTCATTTCGTCCACTGAAGCGCTGTCGCTGGAAAAGGTGCCGGAAAAGCTGGCCATCGTCGGTGGCGGCTATATCGGACTGGAAATCGGCACGGCCTTTGCCAAGCTTGGCGCGAAAGTCACTGTGGTGGAAGCCACTGACCGCATCCTGCCGCAATATGATGCCGAGCTGACGCGTCCGGTCATGGCGCGTTTGAAGGCGCTTGGCGTCGAAGTCCTGACCAGCACTTCAGCCAAGGGACTATCGAAGGATGAGGCAGGGCTTGAAGTCCTGACCGCCGACGGCGCTACGAAGACCATCGAGGCCGACAAGATCCTCGTCACTGTGGGCCGCAAGCCGCAGACCGACGGTTGGGGTCTCAGTGAAATTCGTCTCGATATGGATGGACGTTTCATCCGTATCGACGAGCGCTGCCGCACCTCCATGCGCGGTGTCTATGCCATCGGTGACGTGACCGGCGAGCCAATGCTTGCGCATCGTGCCATGGCACAGGGCGAGATGGTGGCGGAAATCATCGTAGGCGGCAATCAGCTTTGGGATAAGCGCTGCATTCCCGCCGTCTGCTTCACCGATCCGGAAATCGTTACGGTCGGGCTATCGCCGGATGAGGCACGCAAGGCCGGTCATGAGATTCAGGTGGGCATTTTCCCGTTTCAGGCCAATGGCCGGGCAATGACGATCGAGCGTGAAGACGGCATGATCCGTGTCGTTGCACGTGCGGATAATCACCTCATCCTCGGTATTCAGGCTGTTGGCGTCGGCATATCCGAGCTTTCATCATCCTTTGCGCAGGCGGTGGAGATGGGGGCAAGACTGGAAGACATCGCCGGTACGATCCACGCACATCCGACATTGAGTGAAGGCTTTGCCGAAGCCAGCATGAAAGCGCTCGGCCACGCGTTGCACATCTAG
- a CDS encoding SURF1 family protein, protein MPSPAQTDGQPENKKSGIFLGLLTILVGFFFILFMGLGIWQVERLQWKLDLIARVDARVHAEPVAAPGPDDWANVNQKDDEYRHVTLTGTYLNDKEVLVHALTERGAGYWVLTPMRSSDGALTFINRGFVPSDKRDPSSRQETQIAGETTVTGLLRMPEPDGFFLRPNDPARNDWNSRDVAAFAKKENLGPAAPYFIDADATAGTGALPIGGLTVVKFRNSHLSYAITWFALAAMVAGAAIFLWRHERKLKS, encoded by the coding sequence ATGCCCTCGCCCGCTCAAACCGACGGACAGCCGGAAAATAAGAAGTCTGGCATCTTTCTGGGGTTATTGACGATTCTGGTGGGCTTCTTCTTCATTCTCTTCATGGGGCTAGGCATCTGGCAGGTGGAGCGTCTGCAATGGAAACTCGATCTCATCGCAAGGGTCGATGCGCGCGTTCACGCCGAACCAGTTGCAGCGCCGGGTCCGGACGATTGGGCCAACGTCAACCAGAAAGACGATGAATACCGTCATGTCACGCTGACCGGCACCTATCTGAACGACAAGGAAGTGCTGGTCCATGCGCTGACCGAGCGCGGCGCAGGCTATTGGGTCCTGACGCCGATGCGTTCATCCGATGGCGCACTGACTTTCATCAATCGCGGCTTTGTTCCAAGCGACAAGCGCGATCCGTCATCGCGGCAGGAAACGCAGATTGCTGGTGAAACGACCGTAACAGGCCTGTTGCGTATGCCGGAACCTGACGGGTTCTTCCTGCGTCCGAACGATCCGGCGCGCAATGACTGGAATTCACGCGATGTCGCAGCCTTTGCGAAGAAAGAAAACCTGGGACCTGCTGCGCCCTATTTCATCGATGCGGATGCAACAGCTGGCACAGGAGCGCTTCCCATTGGTGGACTGACGGTCGTGAAATTCCGTAACAGCCATCTTTCCTATGCAATCACATGGTTTGCGCTTGCTGCCATGGTTGCCGGTGCCGCCATTTTCCTCTGGCGGCACGAGCGTAAGTTGAAGAGCTAG
- a CDS encoding DNA translocase FtsK yields the protein MHFSLGANVRFTRTPEVELLRRRGEELPSINERTQAEAAPEISVEKVAEAQPMAVAQMQKTVSQSMVRSPIAPVPPAMPAVPVAVVAASAEPALEVAPVAVEPVAADIVNPAKPSAFTYLSDFAFWEGCDIDTAIVPAEPLVSAVPAEPRKPLPTVESILAQFRIREWNKQPAPAAVATIQPVVEAPVAIAPVETVAPKPVATVQVETPAPQPIVAAPEIAPEVIGEATEDEVVLTVAEAEEHVFEEVVVPEPVIEKPVAAKAAPSIALYQPQPLPRAETPVIHGSYEFPPRDLLQMPPEQDGNVITQEMLERSAGLLESVLEDFGVRGEIIHVRPGPVVTLYEFEPAPGVKSSRVIGLADDIARSMSALSARVAVVPGRNVIGIELPNANRETVYLREMIDSRTFEASNYRLPLCLGKGIGGEPIIAELAKMPHLLVAGTTGSGKSVAINTMILSLLYRFKPEECRLIMVDPKMLELSIYDGIPHLLTPVVTDPKKAVVALKWAVREMEERYRKMARLGVRNIEGFNARAASAKGKGETVMCTVQSGFDKETGEATYIQEELDLTPMPYIVVIIDEMADLMMVAGKDIEGAVQRLAQMARAAGIHLIMATQRPSVDVITGTIKANFPTRISFQVTSKIDSRTILGEMGAEQLLGQGDMLHMAGGGRIVRVHGPFVSDEEVEKVVNHLKEQGRPDYLATVTEDEEDEDATQDAAVFDATSMGSEDGDDVYEQAIKVVMRDKKCSTSYIQRRLGIGYNRAASLVERMEKDGLVGPANHVGKREILTGNRD from the coding sequence ATCCATTTTTCGCTCGGTGCGAATGTTCGTTTTACCCGTACGCCAGAAGTTGAGCTTTTGCGTCGTCGCGGCGAGGAACTCCCGAGCATCAATGAGCGCACTCAAGCTGAAGCTGCGCCAGAGATCAGCGTCGAGAAGGTTGCCGAAGCCCAGCCTATGGCTGTCGCACAAATGCAGAAGACCGTGTCGCAGAGCATGGTTCGCTCGCCAATAGCACCGGTGCCGCCCGCAATGCCTGCGGTTCCTGTGGCAGTTGTTGCAGCTTCTGCAGAGCCCGCTCTGGAAGTAGCCCCAGTTGCGGTTGAACCGGTCGCGGCTGACATTGTAAATCCGGCCAAGCCATCGGCCTTCACCTATCTTTCAGACTTCGCTTTCTGGGAAGGTTGCGACATCGATACGGCAATCGTGCCGGCGGAGCCTCTGGTTTCTGCTGTTCCAGCAGAACCGCGCAAGCCTTTGCCGACCGTTGAATCCATTCTGGCACAGTTCCGTATTCGCGAATGGAACAAGCAACCGGCGCCAGCTGCAGTAGCCACGATTCAGCCAGTCGTAGAGGCACCGGTTGCCATTGCGCCAGTTGAAACGGTTGCACCGAAACCTGTTGCTACCGTTCAGGTCGAAACGCCCGCGCCGCAGCCGATTGTGGCTGCGCCAGAGATCGCACCCGAAGTTATCGGCGAAGCCACCGAGGACGAAGTTGTACTCACCGTTGCTGAAGCGGAAGAACATGTCTTCGAGGAAGTAGTGGTTCCGGAGCCGGTCATCGAAAAGCCCGTTGCGGCCAAGGCAGCGCCTTCGATTGCATTGTACCAGCCGCAACCCCTCCCCCGCGCCGAAACGCCTGTCATTCACGGCAGCTATGAGTTTCCCCCGCGAGACCTTCTGCAGATGCCGCCCGAACAGGACGGAAATGTGATCACGCAGGAAATGCTGGAACGCAGCGCGGGATTGCTCGAAAGCGTGCTGGAGGATTTCGGCGTGCGCGGCGAGATCATTCATGTCCGCCCCGGCCCTGTCGTCACGCTCTACGAGTTTGAACCGGCGCCCGGCGTCAAGTCCTCGCGCGTCATCGGCCTTGCCGATGATATCGCCCGCTCCATGTCGGCGCTTTCCGCCCGCGTGGCTGTGGTTCCCGGCCGCAATGTCATCGGCATCGAACTGCCGAATGCCAATCGCGAAACCGTTTACCTGCGCGAAATGATCGATAGCCGCACTTTCGAGGCATCGAATTACCGTCTGCCGCTTTGCCTCGGCAAGGGTATTGGTGGCGAGCCGATCATCGCTGAACTGGCCAAGATGCCTCACCTTCTGGTGGCAGGCACCACCGGCTCAGGTAAGTCGGTTGCCATCAACACGATGATCCTCTCGCTGCTCTACCGTTTCAAGCCGGAAGAATGCCGCCTGATCATGGTTGATCCGAAGATGCTGGAACTGTCCATCTATGACGGTATTCCACATCTGCTGACCCCGGTTGTTACCGATCCGAAAAAGGCCGTCGTCGCTCTGAAATGGGCCGTGCGCGAGATGGAAGAACGCTATCGCAAGATGGCCCGCCTTGGCGTGCGTAACATCGAGGGCTTCAATGCCCGCGCCGCCTCGGCCAAGGGCAAGGGCGAAACCGTGATGTGCACGGTGCAATCCGGCTTCGACAAGGAAACGGGTGAAGCGACCTATATTCAGGAAGAGCTCGACCTGACGCCGATGCCGTACATCGTGGTCATCATCGACGAGATGGCCGACCTGATGATGGTTGCTGGCAAGGACATTGAAGGTGCTGTCCAGCGTCTTGCCCAGATGGCCCGCGCCGCCGGTATCCACCTCATCATGGCAACCCAACGCCCTTCGGTCGATGTCATTACTGGCACGATCAAGGCAAACTTCCCGACCCGCATCTCGTTCCAGGTCACCTCGAAGATCGACAGCCGCACGATCCTCGGTGAAATGGGTGCCGAGCAGCTTCTCGGTCAGGGCGACATGCTTCATATGGCAGGCGGCGGACGCATCGTCCGTGTCCATGGCCCGTTCGTTTCCGATGAGGAAGTCGAAAAAGTGGTCAACCACCTGAAGGAACAGGGACGTCCGGATTATCTGGCGACCGTCACGGAAGACGAGGAAGACGAAGACGCAACGCAGGACGCAGCGGTTTTCGATGCAACCTCGATGGGTTCGGAAGATGGTGATGACGTATATGAACAGGCCATCAAGGTCGTGATGCGCGACAAGAAGTGCTCCACGTCCTATATCCAGCGCCGCCTCGGTATCGGTTATAACCGTGCTGCCTCGCTCGTAGAGCGTATGGAGAAGGACGGTCTGGTCGGCCCTGCCAATCATGTCGGCAAGCGCGAGATCCTGACGGGCAACCGCGACTGA
- a CDS encoding MacB family efflux pump subunit has translation MSDTPLLSLKGVSRQYPSGDDFTTVLNHVNLTIERGEMVAIIGASGSGKSTLMNILGCLDRPSEGEYLISGRATSELEADELAQLRREHFGFIFQRYHLLGELDAVGNVEIPAIYAGQKKAERREKAEMILQRLGMGERTHHRPSQLSGGQQQRVSIARALINDADVILADEPTGALDSHSGEEVLGILQELNREGRTIVIVTHDRQVAARAQRIIEIRDGEIISDTRNGETERRVMSVPVEQQQAKPRLLAGLRDRFNEAFAMALRSMNAHRLRTFLTMLGIIIGTASVVCVVALGQGSQRQILERISDLGTNTLYISPGRGFGDLKAAQITTLNLDDAKEIAKLPYVVAATPSGSTSSTIRVGDKEVSVSVNGVGAEYFVTRNSKLLEGRFFDQRNVDDLEQVAMVDETAKTTLFPHEVGSVIGKIILLNKVPVRIVGVVKAEERGPGGAQTLEVYLPYTTVQTRMTGSRSLQMILVRVADTMDPSEAEKLITAFLTKRHGEKDFSVFNTDSLQKTIQATTATLALLVSSIAGISLFVGGIGVMNIMLVAVSERINEIGVRMAIGARQSDILQQFLIEAILVCLIGGVLGVLIAAGFGLLFAQFSSMFQLIYSPASIVVALVCSSLIGIGFGFIPARNASKLDPVVALARD, from the coding sequence ATGAGCGATACGCCGCTTCTCTCGCTCAAGGGCGTTTCCCGACAGTATCCGTCAGGTGACGACTTCACGACGGTTCTGAACCATGTGAACCTGACCATCGAGCGCGGAGAGATGGTGGCGATCATTGGCGCGTCCGGTTCGGGCAAATCCACGCTGATGAATATTCTCGGCTGTCTGGATCGTCCGTCGGAAGGCGAATATCTGATTTCCGGTCGCGCTACGTCGGAACTTGAAGCTGATGAGCTGGCACAATTGCGGCGTGAGCATTTCGGTTTCATTTTTCAGCGCTATCATCTGCTTGGTGAACTGGATGCCGTGGGCAATGTCGAGATCCCGGCCATTTATGCAGGCCAGAAAAAGGCGGAACGGCGCGAAAAGGCTGAAATGATCCTTCAGCGGCTTGGTATGGGTGAACGCACCCATCACCGGCCCAGTCAGCTTTCCGGGGGCCAGCAGCAGCGCGTTTCCATCGCCCGCGCCCTCATCAACGATGCTGATGTTATTCTGGCGGACGAGCCAACGGGTGCGCTCGACAGCCATAGCGGCGAGGAAGTCCTTGGCATCCTTCAGGAACTGAACCGCGAAGGACGCACCATCGTCATCGTCACGCATGACCGGCAGGTTGCAGCGCGGGCGCAGCGCATCATCGAAATTCGCGATGGCGAAATCATCTCCGATACACGTAACGGTGAGACCGAGCGGCGAGTGATGTCTGTGCCGGTTGAGCAGCAGCAGGCCAAGCCGAGGCTACTGGCCGGGCTTCGCGACCGCTTCAACGAGGCATTCGCAATGGCGCTCCGGTCGATGAATGCGCATCGGCTGCGCACGTTTCTGACGATGCTCGGCATCATTATTGGCACGGCATCGGTCGTCTGCGTCGTGGCGCTGGGACAAGGGTCACAGCGGCAGATTCTGGAGCGGATCAGCGATCTTGGCACCAATACGCTCTACATCAGTCCCGGCAGGGGATTTGGTGACCTGAAAGCCGCGCAGATTACAACACTCAATCTGGACGATGCCAAGGAGATCGCGAAACTGCCCTATGTGGTGGCTGCGACGCCATCCGGTTCGACAAGTTCCACGATCCGTGTCGGCGACAAAGAAGTCAGCGTTTCGGTGAATGGTGTGGGTGCGGAATATTTCGTCACACGCAACAGCAAGTTGCTCGAAGGCCGGTTTTTCGATCAGCGCAATGTCGATGATCTGGAACAGGTGGCTATGGTTGATGAAACAGCCAAGACGACACTCTTTCCCCATGAAGTAGGCTCTGTCATCGGCAAGATCATCCTTTTGAACAAAGTGCCAGTGCGCATTGTCGGTGTCGTCAAGGCCGAGGAACGCGGACCGGGTGGCGCGCAGACGCTTGAAGTCTACCTGCCCTACACGACTGTGCAGACACGCATGACCGGCTCACGTTCATTGCAGATGATCCTCGTTCGCGTCGCCGACACAATGGACCCGTCGGAAGCCGAAAAACTGATTACGGCCTTCCTGACCAAACGGCATGGCGAGAAGGACTTCTCAGTCTTCAATACCGACAGCCTGCAAAAGACCATTCAGGCCACCACAGCGACGCTTGCCCTTCTCGTGTCCAGCATTGCAGGCATATCGCTTTTTGTCGGCGGCATCGGTGTCATGAACATCATGCTTGTCGCCGTATCGGAAAGAATCAACGAGATCGGTGTCCGCATGGCCATTGGCGCACGCCAGAGCGATATCTTGCAGCAGTTCCTGATCGAGGCGATTCTCGTTTGTCTGATCGGTGGCGTGCTTGGTGTTCTCATCGCTGCCGGATTCGGCCTGCTGTTTGCGCAGTTCAGTTCGATGTTCCAGCTCATCTATTCGCCCGCCTCCATCGTGGTTGCGCTTGTCTGCTCGAGCTTGATCGGCATCGGATTCGGCTTTATTCCGGCTCGCAACGCCTCCAAACTCGATCCGGTCGTCGCCCTCGCACGGGACTGA
- a CDS encoding efflux RND transporter periplasmic adaptor subunit, translated as MKPKSKRRFRWRLWLAVLIALLIVGYFVVRSLTKEEPLPATTEIKRGEIESSVLATGTLRPKNLVAIGAQATGRILSLKVKPGQQIKAGEVVALIDSTNQQNELNKAQASLRQNEATRAQNLADLELARQDLARNQMMIGKNAVARADYDKAVSTVKSKEAQVANSEAAIAAAKVDVQIAETNLAYTRITAPIDGTILATVVQEGQTVNAQQSAPTIAILGQLDTMTVEADISEADVTQVREGMPLYFTISGQNLKRYDATLEKIEPAPDSIVSDKSFTTTAVSASSSATASAIYYKGIFSVPNPDGLLRTYMTTEVHILLAKAKDALIAPVTALKDTSEPGKATVRVVTSANKIEERTVETGITDKVNTEIRSGLNEGDKVVTDNQVSAPAPDSF; from the coding sequence ATGAAACCCAAGTCGAAACGCCGTTTTCGCTGGCGCCTGTGGCTGGCCGTCCTCATCGCATTGCTGATCGTGGGCTATTTTGTCGTCCGCTCCCTCACGAAAGAAGAACCTCTGCCCGCCACGACTGAAATCAAGCGCGGCGAGATCGAAAGTTCGGTTCTTGCAACGGGTACTTTGCGGCCTAAAAATCTGGTTGCCATCGGCGCGCAGGCGACAGGCCGCATTCTTTCGCTCAAAGTGAAACCGGGCCAGCAGATAAAGGCCGGCGAAGTCGTTGCCCTGATTGACTCGACCAATCAGCAGAACGAGCTGAACAAGGCCCAGGCGTCGCTTCGCCAGAACGAAGCCACCCGTGCACAGAACCTTGCCGATCTCGAGCTGGCCAGGCAGGATCTGGCGCGAAACCAGATGATGATCGGCAAGAATGCCGTTGCACGTGCGGATTACGACAAGGCGGTCAGCACCGTAAAGTCGAAGGAAGCACAGGTCGCCAACAGCGAGGCGGCGATTGCGGCGGCGAAAGTCGACGTCCAGATCGCCGAAACCAATCTCGCTTATACCCGCATTACAGCGCCCATTGACGGCACGATCCTTGCGACGGTGGTTCAGGAAGGCCAGACCGTCAACGCGCAGCAAAGCGCGCCGACGATCGCTATTCTCGGCCAACTCGACACGATGACCGTCGAGGCGGACATTTCGGAAGCGGATGTTACTCAGGTTCGCGAAGGAATGCCGCTTTATTTCACCATATCGGGACAAAACCTGAAACGTTATGACGCGACGTTGGAAAAGATTGAACCGGCTCCGGATTCCATCGTCAGTGACAAAAGCTTCACGACAACGGCTGTGAGCGCATCGAGCTCGGCGACTGCCTCGGCCATTTACTACAAGGGTATTTTCAGCGTTCCCAATCCGGATGGGCTGCTCAGAACCTACATGACGACCGAAGTTCATATTCTGCTTGCGAAGGCAAAAGACGCCTTGATTGCGCCTGTGACCGCTCTCAAGGACACGAGTGAACCGGGGAAGGCCACGGTTCGCGTGGTGACAAGCGCCAACAAGATCGAAGAACGCACGGTCGAAACCGGCATTACCGACAAGGTCAACACCGAAATCCGTTCGGGTCTGAACGAGGGGGACAAAGTCGTCACCGATAATCAGGTTAGTGCTCCTGCCCCGGACAGTTTCTGA
- a CDS encoding efflux transporter outer membrane subunit — protein MTTSFVRLTVLGSILPLLAACVTVGPDYQKPNVLTPAGWNSKADKRAPQLGDWWKNLKDPVLDQLIADGIAGSPDVATAKAKVRQTRANYTSAGGALYPQLDGSGSFTRSDSGTTLASNQSSMGFKTQWELDLFGGNRRGVEAAYYNVESANEQLRAALITLIGDIATNYANLRGAQANIAIAQRNAASQRQTVALTRSQLEAGQISQVDLLSAETQAASTEAQIPGLRISYAQYLNQLSVLTGRSSSALASVLDKSRPIPAIPRKISAGLPADLLLSRPDIRAAERDYASSTASIGQKQALLYPSVSLTGNINTGGANFGDLGKLSTISWAFGPSLSVPVFHGGQLNADVDAARAARDQAFIAYRKIILTALSEVENASVSLNQNRLRTAQLQKIVGNSRKINELTLEQYRAGTKSFVDVLTAQRDLLSAETNLSQARTDLVLNYVALQKALGGGWNGIIDVAKPEVVDGYTGPRIVKTPPLPPLTTDKRPL, from the coding sequence TTGACGACATCGTTTGTTCGCCTGACTGTACTGGGAAGTATCCTGCCATTGCTGGCGGCATGCGTCACCGTTGGTCCTGACTATCAGAAGCCAAATGTGCTGACGCCTGCTGGTTGGAACAGCAAGGCTGACAAGCGTGCCCCTCAATTGGGTGATTGGTGGAAAAACCTGAAAGACCCGGTTCTGGATCAGCTGATAGCGGACGGAATTGCCGGTAGCCCGGATGTTGCTACTGCGAAGGCGAAGGTGCGGCAGACCCGCGCCAATTACACCTCGGCCGGTGGCGCGCTTTATCCGCAGTTGGATGGAAGCGGAAGCTTCACGCGATCTGACAGTGGAACTACTCTTGCCTCCAATCAGTCGAGCATGGGTTTTAAAACCCAATGGGAACTCGATCTTTTCGGCGGCAACAGGCGCGGTGTGGAAGCAGCCTACTACAATGTCGAATCCGCAAATGAGCAATTGCGGGCAGCGCTCATTACGCTGATCGGCGACATCGCAACCAACTATGCAAACTTGCGCGGTGCGCAGGCCAATATTGCCATTGCGCAGCGCAATGCAGCGTCCCAGCGGCAGACCGTAGCACTGACACGCAGCCAGCTGGAAGCCGGACAAATCTCGCAGGTCGATCTTTTGAGCGCCGAGACACAGGCCGCATCGACTGAAGCCCAGATACCGGGTCTGCGGATCAGCTACGCCCAATATCTCAATCAGTTGTCAGTGTTGACGGGCCGGTCTTCTTCGGCACTTGCGAGCGTTCTGGACAAATCACGTCCGATACCCGCGATCCCACGCAAAATTTCAGCCGGCCTGCCTGCCGATTTGCTGCTCAGCCGCCCGGATATCCGCGCAGCGGAACGCGATTATGCAAGTTCAACTGCCAGCATCGGCCAGAAACAGGCCCTGCTCTATCCAAGTGTTTCGCTCACCGGCAACATCAATACGGGTGGCGCCAATTTCGGTGACCTTGGAAAACTGTCGACAATCAGCTGGGCTTTCGGTCCAAGTTTGAGCGTACCTGTCTTCCATGGCGGCCAGCTGAATGCGGACGTCGACGCGGCAAGAGCAGCAAGAGACCAGGCTTTCATCGCCTATCGCAAAATCATCTTGACGGCGCTCAGCGAAGTCGAGAATGCCAGCGTATCGCTCAACCAGAACCGTTTGCGCACCGCGCAGCTACAGAAAATCGTTGGCAACAGCCGCAAGATCAACGAATTGACGCTGGAGCAATATAGAGCTGGCACGAAGAGCTTCGTCGATGTGCTGACGGCGCAGCGTGACCTTCTGAGCGCAGAAACCAACCTTAGTCAGGCCCGGACCGATCTGGTCCTGAATTATGTCGCCCTGCAGAAAGCACTGGGTGGTGGCTGGAACGGCATCATTGATGTTGCGAAACCTGAAGTCGTTGACGGCTATACGGGTCCGCGCATCGTCAAGACCCCGCCGCTTCCTCCACTGACAACCGATAAGAGACCACTATGA